Below is a genomic region from Candidatus Binatia bacterium.
CCGTTCATCTTGAATGCGGCGATCGTTCGTATCCGCTCTTGGAAATAGCGCATCGTCGGCAGCGGTCCGCGCGAAATGTCGTCGGAGAGAATGCGCCATTGCAGCGCGGGCCGGTCCTCGATGCGGACGCACGGCATCGTCCAAGCACCTTGCGCGTGCACCGGCAGCTGCGCCAGCGTCATTGCTGCATAGAATGCGCCGGCCGCATCGGCGCTCTCGATCCTCGCGCGACCCGAGCGCACGGTCAGGCGATAGGCTTGCGGCGCGAGCGTCGCGTCGCGCCCGACGGAGATCGTCGCTTCGCGTGACGCCGTGCTGCGAAGCCGCCCGATTCCGAGCGCACCCCATCGCTCGTCGATTTCACTGCGCGCGGCAGCATCGAAGCCCGCTGAGATCGAGCGAGCAACGGCGGAGCCGTTCGGCGGGCAAGGCAGGTTTTCGATCCGCGCGGGTCGAGGCACGAGGTGCAGCAGCGCGGCTGCTACCGCCAGCTCTACCGCCAAGGGCGGTTACGCGTTGCTTGCTGCGGCGGCGCGCATCGCCGCGTCGCGGCGGTCCAGCGTCGCGGCGACCTCGTCGAGATAGCGTGCAAGCCTATCGGGCTCCACTTGCGGCGCCTGGCTGGCGAGGTCGACTGTCGCCACGTCCGCGACGGCGATCGAGCTGTCCACGTTCGGCGCCGCGTGCACTCGCGCGACGACGTGATGGAACGCCTTCTGATCTGCAAAGCCGACGCGCAGCAGCAACGCGTCGAAGCGCTGCCTCAGCTCGGGCGAGATCGATCCGCAGCGCACCTCGAGGTCGGCCAGCGCCTCTCCGAGATAGGAGCGCACGAACTCGTCGGAGCGCCTCCGTTCGAGGTCGCCGTCGTAGCCGGGAAAGCCCGCGATCCGCGCGCGCAGCTGCTCCAACGGATCCATGGCGGCAAACGTACGACGCGCGCGTTCGAAGGGCCTCGAAGCGTCCGTGGGAAGATACTGACGGTGAAGCAGACTCCGGCGTGGCCGGCATATCTCGTCGCGGCCGCCTGTTTCGCGATCGCACTGATCTCATCGATCGCGAATATCTCGCTGACGGGACAGGTCAAGCAGCAGCAGCGCGAGCTCGCACACCTCGCGGCGCGCTCGAACGCGCTTGCGCGCAACCTCACCGACGAACGCACCGCGCTCTTCGATACGCTGGACACGCGCGCGCGGCGTTACGACATGGGAGACGGAGAGGTGATCGAGCACGGAAGCCGGATCTACCTCGCCGTCCACGCGCTGCCGCAGCCGCCCCGCGGCAAGGTCTATCAGGCCTGGACGCTCGCCCGCGGTACGACCCGGTTCGCGGCGTCGCCGACGTTCCTGCCCGACGCGCGCGGAATCGCGTTCATCGTGCTGCCGGCGGACGGCCGCACGACGGCCGAGGTCGCCGTCACGCTCGAGCCGGACGGCGGCAGCCGAGAGCCCACCGAAAAGCCGCTGATGGATGTGTCACTCGGTTCGCCCTGAGGGCTGATGCGCACGGAACCGGTCTCCGAGGCGAACGAACAAGAGGCGCTGCGCTATCTCAGCCGCTCGCCCTATCTCAACGTCTTCATCACGCACGTGCTGCTGCACGATCCGCCGGCGCGCGCGCGCAGCGACGTCGTCGTCGCCGGGGACGACCGCGGCGTTCACGGCGTAGCGTACTGCGGACGCCAGCTCGCGATCGCTGCGGATCTTCCGGCACTGCCGGCGTTCGCGGAGTACGCGCGGCGGCGCCGCGGTGAGCGCATGATCATCGGCGCACGCGACACCGTGAGCGCGTTTTGGGAGCTCGTGGCGACCTGGCACCCGCGGCCGCGCTTGGTGCGCGATCGTCAGCTGGTCATGATGCTCGATCGAGCGCACTTGCTCCCGTACGAAGCGCGCTCGACGGTCCGGCACGCGCGCCCCGAAGACTCCGCCGCCGTCGCCGAGGGCTCGGCACTGATGGTACGCCAGGAGCTGGATTACGACCCGCGGCGCGGCTCGCCGGACTTCGCGGCCGCGGTGCGGCGCATGGTCGAGCGGAAGCTCTGGTGGGTGGGCGTCGCCGACGGGCAGATTTGTTTCTTCTGTAACGTCGGACCGTGGTGCGAACGGACGGTGCAGCTGCAAGGAATTTGGACTCCGCCCGCGCTGCGCGGCCGCGGGCTCGCGACCGCATCGCTCGCCGCGATCTGCGACCGCCTGCTCGAGGTCTCGCCGACGCTCTCGCTTTACGTTAACGACTTCAACGAGCGCGCGATTGCGCTCTATCGCCGCGTCGGCTTCCGGCACGTCGGCGATTTCAAGACGATCCTCTTTTAGATAATTCGAGTTAGCACGAAGACGACGGATGCGCCTTGCAGCACGTAGGCGTTGGGCAAGATTACCGGCTGGCCAGGCAACGCGCCGTACGGCACGCCTCCCCCGACGATCGTAAACGGATTGCTGTAGACGTTGGTCAGGTTCGTGCCGTACAGGCCGTACTCAAAGCCGGCGCGGCGATACGCGACGTGCGCGTCGAGCGTCGCGAACCGCGAGCGGTTCAGCTCATTATACGCGCCCTCGTAGTTGAGGCGCGCGCCGTAAGAGAGGCCGGTGGGCGGCGCGCGGTCGATCGCCAGATACGCCTTGTGCAGCGGCTGGCCGAGGATTTGCTGACCAGCCACGAGCGTGCCGTCCTGAATCGATGGCGGGATCACCGTTAAGAACGAGCTGTCCACGTCCCAGCCGGCCAGAACGTGCAGGTCTCGTCCGAGCTCCTGGTCGGCGTGCAGTTCGAGGCCACGATAGACGCCGTTACCGGCGTTGACCGGGTAGCTCAGCGGGCAAGGCGTGGGATTGCGCGCCGTCTGACAGTTGGGAATCGGCGCGACGTTCAGTTGAGCCGACGGCGAGCGGAGATTGGTCTGATAGAGATCCATCGCGAGGTGGAGGGGGTGCCGCCTTAGCGCGACGATGTGCTCCGCGCCGAGGTCGAAGTCGGTCGCACGATCCGGGCGTAGATTGGGATTTCCGATGAAGATGATGCCGCCGACCGGCACGCGCTCGCTCGGGGGCGGCACAACGAGCTCGGAGAGCTGCGGCGTCTGAAATGTCGTGCCGACCGAGGCGCGCACGGCGGTGTCTCCGGTCGGCGTCCAGACGAGCCCGGCCCGCGGATCGAAGCTCGAGCCGAACGTGCTGAAATCGCTGTCGTAGAGCGCGAGCGAATAGTGGATGTGGCTCGTCGGATCGGCCTCGTAGCGCAGGACGCCGGAGCGCTGCGTCTGCGCGAGCGACACGACCTGCGTGGGCGGCGTCTGTGCGGCGCCGACCGTCTTGGCTTGCGCGACGATCTGGCCCTGAACGTAATTCGTCGCGAGCGTCTCGGTCCCGATGTCGTACTTGAACGACAGCAGGCCGTTATGAAAATGGTGGTCCAGCTCGAGCCAGTCGTCGCCGAGCAAGTCGCGCTGGTTGTAGAGATACGGCAACGATGCTTCGCCCGGACCGGAAACCGACTGCGACGACAGCGTCGTCAGGTGGCTGAACTGCACTACCGTCGCGGGCGCGCCGTCGACGCTCTCGTTGCCGAGCGGCAGCTGCGCGTCGACGCCGTAGTTGGCCTGATGCGCGCCGAGCAGCGTCCCGGCGAAGCTCTGATACGTGCCCGGCGCGGCCGCCGAATCCGCCGGCGCAGCGTCTCCGCCGCCGCCTCCGCCGCCGGTGAAGCCGGGTGGCGTGTACGAGGTGAGGAGCGCGGAGTCGTCTTTGACGACGGTTTGGTCGCGGAAGTTCAACTGCACGTATCCGTATCCGCTCGGGCCGCCCAGCTGGTAGCGAAGCTTGGCCAAAATCGAGTCTCCGTTCGAGTCGCTGCCGACGCTCTGCGGCGCCGGCGCGAGGATCGTCTGATTGACGGATCCCGACGAGGTCGCGTTGTGCAGCGAGACGGCGTATCCCAGACGGTCGTCGGTCCCGGTCGTCTGCAACGTTTCCCCGAAGGTCCCGTACGAGCCGCCGAAGATGCGCAGCAGCGAGTGCGGCGTGGCCGTCGGCTGGAGGGTGACGATGTTGAGGCCGCCGCCGATCGTGTTCGGCCCGATCAGCGACGACGGAGAGATGCCGTAGACGACCTGAACGTCTTGCAGCGCGGCGGGATCGAGCAGCGACAGATCCAGGTCGCCGGTGTTGCCGTTGTTGACTTGATGTCCGTCGATGTCGACGAGCGTTTCGGTCGGATCCGGACCGCGAATGGCATAAGCCACGGTCGCGTTGCTTCCGCCCCCGAGCGGCAGGACCGGCGTCGTCGAGAGTTGGTTCCAGACCATCGACGAGACCGAAGTCGTCCCGGCGGCGGCGGCGGCCTGCGCGTTCAGCGAGACGGTCGGCGCAGACGAGGTCGAAACCGTCTCGCCGGCGGAGGCCCGCACCTGGCCGATGACGGTGAGCGAATTGGTCGTCGCGGGCGAGAGGACCAGCGCGAGCGTCCTGTTCGCGGCGTCGAGCGTGACGGTGCGTTGCGATAGCGTCTGGTAGCCGGGCGCCGCGGCTTGCACGGAATACGTTCCCGGCCGGATGTCGTCGAATTTGAATTTGCCGCGCGCGTCGCTGTGCGCGCGCTTGACGAAGGCCTGCGCCGAAAGGACGATCGAAGCGCCGGCGATCGGGCTTCCATCGTTCGCGCTGACCGTGCCCGTTACGTCGACCTTGTTCTTGTGGTCGCGATCGTGGTCGTCGTGCGCGCAGGCCGGCGACGGCGCCGCGAGTACGGCGGCGACGGCGAACGACGCGCACGCGGCGCGCGCGCATGCGATGAGGCTTCTCATGGAGTGCTCCTGAAGCGGTGTTAGTTGTAGGCGAAGGCTAGGCGGACAGGAGCAGCGGCGGACCGCGCTTGCACAGTCGCAGCGCGTTCGGCGCGCGCCGGTGGCGCGGCGTAAAGCCGCGCGCGGTGAGTGTGTAGACCGAAGGGCGAACGCCGTCCGCCATCCGGCGGAGCAGCGTCACGATGATGGTGACGATGGAGTCGCGATGCGAGATCAGCCACCGCGCGACCGCGTAGATCGCGAGCGCGATGGCCGCCGCACAGATGACCGTCGTGATGACGCCGAGCAGGACGGAGCCGCCGAAGGCTTGATCGAGCGCGAGCACCGGGGCGCCGGCGAGCCGGCCGTCGAGCCATTCCATGGCCGGCACGAGCAACACGCTGCCCGCGACCGCGGCGCCGACGAATCCGAGAGTCTCCGGCCGGCGGCGGACCGGAACGACGACGCGGAAGCGATTGATCGAGGCGATCTCGCAGCAAATCCGCAGACCACGGCCCGCCAGCACGACCGCGAGCAACAGCGCCACGCCGCTGACAAGCTCGCGCGAGCCGTGCGCGACGTGATCGTAGCTGTCGTTGGCCAGGGCGAAGTCACCCACCACGTCGATCGCGACATGCGCCAGCGCGGCGCCCGCGGCCGCCGCGCACAAGACTAAAGAAAAGAGCGTCCGAAACCCGACGGGCACGGCTCGCGCCTTCGACGCTCGCCGTGCCCGTCCTACGCGGTTTATTGCGCTAGATTGCTTTTGCTAGTGTGACGGAGCGATCCAGAGGGTGCCGCCCGCCCACTTGACTTGGATCGGAAGACAGCTCGACGTTTGCGCGCCGGCATAGGTCACGTCGTTGTACAGGCTGAGCACGTGATCTATCGTCGCGCCGGGCGCGAACGACCCGACGTCTTGCACGCGGCGGAGATAGTGCTGCGACGCGTTGCGATATCCCACCGCGAACGTGATCTCGGAAGCGGTCTTCTTGCCGAGGTTGACGTAGACGATGTGCGTTCCGCCGGCCATGTGGCTCAGCGGCTTCGGCTTGACGACCGTGCAGCTCTTGATGAGGATCGGAGCCGCGGCCCGCGCGGGCAAGGTCGCTGCGATCGTCGCGGCGATGCCCACCACGGTCAGCGCGGCCAAACGGCCTAGAGAAGTCATTACGTTTTCACTCTCCTAAGGGTAAAAGAAGTAAGCGGGAGGTGGCTTCAGCGCTCGGCGACCTTCTCCTTGCGCCGAGCAGGCGAGGGGCGGCACGCCCGGCGGCGAAGTGGCTGCCCCGGAGGTCCGTATGCGCTTCAACTTTCTTACCGCATGCATTTTCGGCGTTGGGTTCGTTTTGGTTGCCGGCTGCTCGAGCCAGATCTCGCAGATTCCGGCCGATTCGCCTGCGAGCGTTTTTGCCAACGTGCACCATAACTCGTGGAGCTTGAAAAAGGCGGTTCCCACGGCGGTGCTGTGTCCCGCTACGGCGGCGATCGGTTCGAAAATCTACGTCGTCGGCGGAGTCGACAGCGCGCTCAACATTCTCGGCAACAACCAGATCTACAACACGACGACCAACACCTGGTCGAAGGGGAAGGCGATGACGACGCCGCGCTGGTGCGCGGGGGCCGCGGTCGCCAACGACATTCTCTACGTCATCGGCGGAAACACGTCAATCAGCGGCGCCTCGAGCGTGGTCGAGGCGTACGATCCGAAACACAACTCGTGGTCGGAGAAAGCGCCGCTGCCGAACGCCGACGCGCCCGTCGCCGTGTCCGTGGGCGGCCTCATCTACGCGGTCGGCGGCTACAGCGCCGGATCGGGACGGCTCACGAGCGTCTACCTCTACGATCCCAAATCCAACAAATGGACGACGCGCCAATCGATGAAGGTGGGCCGATCGAATCCGGCGACCGGTGTGAGTGGCAAAGAGATCGTCGTCGCGGACGGTTACACCAATTCGGGTGCCACAACCGAGACCGAAGTCTATGACTCGCAGAGCAATCGCTGGAGTACCGTGAAGCCCAACGCCACGGCTCGAACGGCGGGCTGCTCCGCGGTCATCGGCGGAAAGCTGTACTTCGCCGGCGGGGAGCTAGGCGGCGGCTCGCAACCCGATAGCAACGTGCACGAGGCGTACGACATCGCCACGAACGCGTGGACGACGAAGGCGAAGATGCTGCAGGCCACGGTCGCGCCCGGATTCGCAACCGTCGGCGGTTTGCTCTACTGCATCAGCGGAGCCAGCTCGGGCAATCCCAACGGCGCGACGTTCTACAAAGACACGCAGGTGTATCAGCCCTAGCGGTCAGCTCGAGCGCACGCACGCCGCCCACGTCAACTCGTTGTTGGCGTTGCTGAACGTCCACCAGCCGTCGTATCCATGCGACGCCGGGCCGGACGCCTCGCCGGGGTGCTCTTGAATCGGCGGTCCGGGCCACGCGCTGTCGCCCATCGACCCGCCCAGTACCGCGTAGCCCTTCCCGCATCCGGCGAAGACGATCTTGGGCTTCTGGCTCTTGTTCCACGCGTGTCGCACGACGATGCCTGCATAACCACCGGCACACGATGCGTGTGCGGTGCCGCCGCCATCTACCCAAAACGTGTTCGTAGCGGAATCGAACCACGAGTCCTTGACCGTTCCGGTGGCGTACCCGGTGACGAGCACGTCGCCGACGCGGCATTGCGCCGACGCAAGCCCGTTGCGCGGAAAAGCGACGCGCCATCGGAAGCTCTGCCCCGCCGTACTGCGCGACACGCACGACGCAAAGGCCTCGGCGCTCGCGCTCGAGCGCGACGGCTTTACGATCCAGGCTGTGCTTCCGGAGTTTGCGTACCCGGCGCCGACGAAGCTGCCGTCGCTGCTGCTCGATCCGCCGGCGACGACCTTGTCGCCTTGGGGGCACTGAGCTACCGCGACCTGCCCCTTCGGACCCCACGCCTCAACGCGCTTGACATCCGCGGCGGTCACGATCAACGGCCGCACGTGGCTCGCCGCTAGACCAGACGGGACGGGAGCTGTCGGGGGTCCGGAGCACGCGCAAAGTGACGCGATGACTATCGTCAGCGCGCAAGCCGTCCTGAGAATGCAGACGTTCACGTTCGACTCCTTTGTAGCAAGCATTCCTCAGATGAGGAGTTTCTCAAACGGCTCGGAAGGAGAGCCGGTGAGGTGGCTGGTGGGAGACTGACGCGGGCGGAGTTCGAACGCGTTGTGGACGAAGCGATCGAGTCCCTTCCGAAGCGGTTCGCCGACCTCGTCGAGAACGTCGTGATCGCGGCCGAGGACGAGCCGTCCGCCGAGGATCTCGAGAGCCTCGACGACGACGACGATGCCGACCTCGAGCTCCTCGGCATCTACCGCGGGGTCGCGCTCACCGAACGCTCACACGACGACCCGCTGATGCCCGACGAAATCGCCGTCTTCCGCGGCCCGATCAATCGCGTCACGAACTCCTGGCGCGAAGCCGTCGAGGAGGTTCGCGAGACGGTGATACACGAGCTCGGGCACTATTTCGGCCTTAGCGACGACGAGATGCCGCACTAACCCTCTTCGCCTAAGGGAAGACGAACATCACGATGAGCGCGAACATGCCGAGCACGGCGATCAAACCGGCAAAAAAGACAGACGTCGAGCGGGGCGACTCGCCGTACTCCTCTCGTATGACCCGAATGCTCCAGCGATATTCGACTGTTGCAACCACGAGCGCGACGAGCCCGATCGCTACGAGAATGAAGCCAAAGGCGTGCGTTCCGACCAAATACTTGCGGTCCGCCGGATTCCTATCGACGATGTCGACGAGTTTGTAGACGCTGAAGCCAAACGTGATGAGCGAAATTGCGGTCCGGGTCCACGCCAGCATCGTCCGCTCGTACGCGAGCCACGTGCTATCGTAAGCGAGCCGCGTGTTCTTATCCACGGCCGAGGCTATTAGATCAACGCGAAACGAGCGGCGATATCGAAACCTTGACGGGTTTCGAGGCGATGCCGTTGGCCACGACCTCGAGCGTGCTGCTGCCCTTGGCAATTCCTTTGGGAACGTCGAAGTACGTCCAGACCGTCTTCGCGCCGGTGGCGACGCCCATTGTGCTGTGGTCGTGCGTCCGGGCGTAGTAGACCTCGCCGCTCGCGGTGTTGGTGATGCGCACCAACGGATAGTTGGTCGCGTTTTGGTCCTCGTCGCCGTACGACATCGCCTGGCTTAGCCCGTTGAACTGCGTGCCGGTGAGCCTGTAAGTCTTGCCCGGCGCAATCGCTTTAGGATAGCGCTTGATCGCGGGAGCCCAGCTCGGATCGGGCGCGCCCTTCGGTGTATAGAGCACGACCTCCGAAGCCGCCGTCATCATCACCTGGCCCGTCGGCAGCAAGAGGGGCGTCCCGACGGCCCACGCGCGATAGACTTGCTTCAGCGTCGTCCCGTTCCACTCGTAGATCGCGCCGCTATCGCCGAAGACCAAGACGTTTCCGCTTGGCTCGAGGACGGCGAACGAGTCGCCGGCGTTATCGCCGTTGGGGAAGTCGGGACCGGCGGCCCACGTTCCGGCCTTGCTTCCGGTCGAGGAATAGATCGCCGTGTGCCCCGCGCCGTTGCCCTGAGGCTGCGTGTACGAGCCGGTGTAGAAGACCGTTCCGTCGGGCCGCAAAATCGCCGGCCCGATCTCACCGGGCGGGGCGTAACAATCTCTCGGTTTGGGCCCGTACTTGAGACAGTTGTGATCCCCCGTCGGTGAGTGCAGATCGACGATCGTCGAGCCGGCGGTCCTCCACTTTCCTTTCACCGGATCGTAGATTTCCGAGTTTGGCGCGTGCTGCACGTCGGCGGTGAGAATCCTGCCGTCGGCGAGCAGCGTCCACCCTTCCTCGGCGTTGAAGTCGGCCTTCCCGGCGTAGCCCACGCGCGTCCACTTCAGCGTCTGGGGGTTGAGGTAAGCATCCCACTCGTGGAGTTTATCTCCGACGAGCAGATGCCCGTCGGGGAGCACGGTCGACGGCGAGTCGCCGATCCAGTTCCATTCTTGCGGATGACCGAGCGGCGTCCACGTCTTCTTGACCGGATCGTAGATCGCAGCGAGGTCCGTGAGTGCGAACCTGCCTTGGTTGTACTCACCGCCGATGAGGGCGAAGCGGCCGTCGGCGAGCACGTCTGCGGCCGCAGCTACGGGCTGGTAGCCGGCCTGGAGGGATCCGACTTGGCTCCAAGTGCCGTCCCTATAATCGCCTTTTGAGTCGGGAACGTATCGGTAGAAGTCCTGCGGATTGAGTCCGCTTTGCGCGAGCACCGAGCCGTCGGTCATGAGCCACTCCATCTGGATCAAAGGCGGCTGCGATGCGAGCGGCACCAAAGAGCCGGGCTCCGCGCGCGTTGATCCCGGTATTTGAGCTCCGCTATTTGGCAGCAGCGATCGTTCCGCCGAGCATCCGGCGGTACCGATCAGCAGCGCGAATAAGGCTATGCCAGTCGATTTCATGGGCTGACGGCTGCTCCCCACGGGAAGACGACGCTATCGCTGTGGCTGACGGGCACTCCACCGGCGGGGTACGCCCACAAATCGACGCTACTGTTTTTGTAGCCGATGCACGAGTACTCGCTGTCGCCGCCGACTACTGCGATCGCTCGTTGCCCGGTCTGGACGATCGCCGCTTGAACCATGCTACAGAGCGCCCCGCCGGCCGAGTTCAGGTACGTTGTGGGCGTTCCGACTACGCCGTCTTTCGAGACGGGATAACTGCACGTGGTAGTCGATTCGTGGCAAAAGTTGTCGAAGATTATCCAGTTGCCGTGGACGTTGTCCCAGACGATAGGGCCAGGGCTGAAAATGCTCCCACCCCGAAGCTTTACGGTCGAGCAGCGAGAAGCACCGCACTTCGAGATTATCGGATACTGCGCAGTGCTGTAACCGGTCACCCACAAATCGCCGAACGGGTCGAAGGCGGGGAACAAATACTCGGCTACGTCGGGATTCCGTAAGATTGTTGGAGGGCTGCCGGGAACCGTATAGATCAGGATTTTCCCCACTTCAAACGTATACTGGTCGAAGTCGGTCACCGCCAGCGAAAAGTTGACGGGATTGAGGGCGCAAGCATACGGGTCCAGGCGAGCGCCCTTGATGGTGTGCACGAGCTTCCCGGCACTCGAGTACTCGCGCATCTCGTGCTTCGAGTAATTTCCGACCCAAACGTTGCCGTCTAAGTTCGAGCACGCGCCCGTCGGGAACTTGAGGCCTTTGATCTGCTGCGTTAGCTTCATCTGTGGAAGAGAAAAGATGTCGACGTAGCCGGTGCCGGGGTCCGTCTCGAAGAGTCGCCCCGCGCTTTTCGCGGCCGGCGCGAGCCACGACGACCCACTTGAAGAAACTTGAGAAGAGGACAAACCGCCGCAGGCCGCGAGCATTGCCGCAGCGAGCACTCCCGATGCGGCCGTCAGCGCGAATTTCATTGAACGCCACCTCGTCGAAGCTACGCCAAAAGTGTATATCGGGAAACCGCTGATTGCAAGCTAGCGGCTTAGACTCCGCTCGGAGCGAAGACCCGCCGCGTGAGACGTCTTTTCTTGATCCTTACGATGATTTTCATCGGTTCTGCGAGCGCCGCTGCTGCATCGCCCGAAACCTGGACCGTCGACCCGGTTCACTCGACCGCGCAGTTCACCGCGCGGCACTTCGGCATCGTCCCCGTGATCGGGACGATCCCGATTGTCGGCGCGTCGGTGCAGCTCGCCGCCGGCTCGCAAATTCCGGTCGCCGCAACCGCGGAGCTGGATGCGTCGAGGCTCGACACGCACAACGACACTCGCGACCGGGACCTTAAATCCGATCACTTCTTCAACGTCGCGGTCACGCCGACGATCAAGTTCGTCAGCACGAAAGTCGAGGGCACGGATCCCGCCAAGTTTTCGATCACGGGCGACCTCACGATGCACGGCGAGACGCACTCCGTCGTACTCAACGCGAAGGTCGCCGGCGCGGGTACGACGCCGCGGGGCCGGCACGTCATTGCCTACGAGGCGACGACGACGATCGACCGGACGCAGTGGGGGATGACCTATGGACCGCTCATCGTCGGCAATAACATCGATCTCTTGATCAACATCGAGGCCGACGCCCCATGACGGGCCGCTACCTTCACCTCTTCACTGTCGTCGCGATGCCGCCGATCGGCGATGCATGCCAGCAGTCGATGCATTGATTGTCTTATGCGCAAAACGGCGCGTTAAACGCTGATCGTCTGATTTAGAGTTCGAGCAAACGAAGAGCTGCGGCGACGGCCTCCGTTCGGGTGGACACGCCCAGCTTCGCAAAGGCAGCCGCAAGATGATGATCCACCGTACGCACTGAGCGGCAGAGGCGTTCCGCTATCTCGGAGTTCCGGAAGCCTTCGCATAGCAGGGTGAGAACCTCGATCTCGCGCTCGGTGAGGCCGTGCGGATTGGCCCTGGTCGATGCGCGGAGACCGCGCGGGACGCCTCGCACCGCCGCCGCTCTGAGCCGGCGCCGTAGATCGCTCGCGGCGGGGCGCGCGCCGAGACGATCGAAGATTTCGAGCGCCTCGAGTTGGGCCTCCGTGTCGCCTTCCGCAAGCGCGCGCGCCTGCTCGAACGAACAACCGAGGGATGCCCACGCCGCGGCGGCTTCGCGAAAACGGCCATCCATGTGAAGTTTGAACGGTGCCGCTATCGGCGCGTTCGGGGTATCCGAAGCGCCGGCGCGCCGCATCAGGTACGTGAGCTCGCCGGCGAGCCACTCGCTCCGCCCGTCTTCGTCCGCCAGCCCGTCGCGCGCGTGCGCGATTGCGCCGGCGCGATCGCCACGCAAGAGCGCGGCCTCGCCAAGAGCTGCCATGACGGTCCCGGCATGCTGAAGGGCGACGGCCTCTTCGAGCAGCGCGGATACGCCTTGTTCGCCGCGTCGCATCCTCACGCGGGCGAGCGCGACCAGCGCCGTAACGCGGCTTACGGTCCGATCGGTTCCCCCGATGACCTCGAGCGCGGATTTCTGCGCCTCTTCCCAGTTGCCGAGGTACATCTCACACATCGCTAGCCAAGAAGTCGCATACGAGGCGGCGCTGTCGAT
It encodes:
- a CDS encoding DUF202 domain-containing protein; the protein is MDKNTRLAYDSTWLAYERTMLAWTRTAISLITFGFSVYKLVDIVDRNPADRKYLVGTHAFGFILVAIGLVALVVATVEYRWSIRVIREEYGESPRSTSVFFAGLIAVLGMFALIVMFVFP
- a CDS encoding TonB-dependent receptor — protein: MRSLIACARAACASFAVAAVLAAPSPACAHDDHDRDHKNKVDVTGTVSANDGSPIAGASIVLSAQAFVKRAHSDARGKFKFDDIRPGTYSVQAAAPGYQTLSQRTVTLDAANRTLALVLSPATTNSLTVIGQVRASAGETVSTSSAPTVSLNAQAAAAAGTTSVSSMVWNQLSTTPVLPLGGGSNATVAYAIRGPDPTETLVDIDGHQVNNGNTGDLDLSLLDPAALQDVQVVYGISPSSLIGPNTIGGGLNIVTLQPTATPHSLLRIFGGSYGTFGETLQTTGTDDRLGYAVSLHNATSSGSVNQTILAPAPQSVGSDSNGDSILAKLRYQLGGPSGYGYVQLNFRDQTVVKDDSALLTSYTPPGFTGGGGGGGDAAPADSAAAPGTYQSFAGTLLGAHQANYGVDAQLPLGNESVDGAPATVVQFSHLTTLSSQSVSGPGEASLPYLYNQRDLLGDDWLELDHHFHNGLLSFKYDIGTETLATNYVQGQIVAQAKTVGAAQTPPTQVVSLAQTQRSGVLRYEADPTSHIHYSLALYDSDFSTFGSSFDPRAGLVWTPTGDTAVRASVGTTFQTPQLSELVVPPPSERVPVGGIIFIGNPNLRPDRATDFDLGAEHIVALRRHPLHLAMDLYQTNLRSPSAQLNVAPIPNCQTARNPTPCPLSYPVNAGNGVYRGLELHADQELGRDLHVLAGWDVDSSFLTVIPPSIQDGTLVAGQQILGQPLHKAYLAIDRAPPTGLSYGARLNYEGAYNELNRSRFATLDAHVAYRRAGFEYGLYGTNLTNVYSNPFTIVGGGVPYGALPGQPVILPNAYVLQGASVVFVLTRII
- a CDS encoding metallopeptidase family protein, with amino-acid sequence MAGGRLTRAEFERVVDEAIESLPKRFADLVENVVIAAEDEPSAEDLESLDDDDDADLELLGIYRGVALTERSHDDPLMPDEIAVFRGPINRVTNSWREAVEEVRETVIHELGHYFGLSDDEMPH
- a CDS encoding kelch repeat-containing protein, encoding MRFNFLTACIFGVGFVLVAGCSSQISQIPADSPASVFANVHHNSWSLKKAVPTAVLCPATAAIGSKIYVVGGVDSALNILGNNQIYNTTTNTWSKGKAMTTPRWCAGAAVANDILYVIGGNTSISGASSVVEAYDPKHNSWSEKAPLPNADAPVAVSVGGLIYAVGGYSAGSGRLTSVYLYDPKSNKWTTRQSMKVGRSNPATGVSGKEIVVADGYTNSGATTETEVYDSQSNRWSTVKPNATARTAGCSAVIGGKLYFAGGELGGGSQPDSNVHEAYDIATNAWTTKAKMLQATVAPGFATVGGLLYCISGASSGNPNGATFYKDTQVYQP
- a CDS encoding anti-sigma factor, producing MHGGKRTTRAFEGPRSVRGKILTVKQTPAWPAYLVAAACFAIALISSIANISLTGQVKQQQRELAHLAARSNALARNLTDERTALFDTLDTRARRYDMGDGEVIEHGSRIYLAVHALPQPPRGKVYQAWTLARGTTRFAASPTFLPDARGIAFIVLPADGRTTAEVAVTLEPDGGSREPTEKPLMDVSLGSP
- a CDS encoding YceI family protein; this encodes MRRLFLILTMIFIGSASAAAASPETWTVDPVHSTAQFTARHFGIVPVIGTIPIVGASVQLAAGSQIPVAATAELDASRLDTHNDTRDRDLKSDHFFNVAVTPTIKFVSTKVEGTDPAKFSITGDLTMHGETHSVVLNAKVAGAGTTPRGRHVIAYEATTTIDRTQWGMTYGPLIVGNNIDLLINIEADAP
- a CDS encoding GNAT family N-acetyltransferase → MRTEPVSEANEQEALRYLSRSPYLNVFITHVLLHDPPARARSDVVVAGDDRGVHGVAYCGRQLAIAADLPALPAFAEYARRRRGERMIIGARDTVSAFWELVATWHPRPRLVRDRQLVMMLDRAHLLPYEARSTVRHARPEDSAAVAEGSALMVRQELDYDPRRGSPDFAAAVRRMVERKLWWVGVADGQICFFCNVGPWCERTVQLQGIWTPPALRGRGLATASLAAICDRLLEVSPTLSLYVNDFNERAIALYRRVGFRHVGDFKTILF